The sequence below is a genomic window from Halostella salina.
GTGGCCCCGACGACGACCCGCCGATGAGCGACGTGCTCGACGCGGCGCTGACGCACCTGGTGCAGAGCGAGGAGAACATCCAGGCCGCGCGTGGGGAGGTTAGCCCGGAGGTGATTCAGCGGTTCGACACCGACGTAGTGGGGTTACGGTATCGGACGCGGGTCGAGAGTCCGTGGCGGTGACAGTAGAAGATTTTCGCACGGCAATGAACTCTTGTATTCAAACTGTCTTCGACCATTTCGGGCCCGCGGAGCTGCCGGCGTTGGGCGTCACGAGGGTGAGAGGATCGTGCTCGCTGAGGCCGAGCTCGCGACGGTGTCCGGCGGCAGCTGGTGTGGCTGTCGCTGGTGCTGGTGGACTGCTGGTGTAGTGCGAGCCGCGAAAAAATAAGCGAACGACCGGATCGATTTAGCTGAAGTCGTACTCGACCGTCTGAATGACGTTGCTATTACCGCCATCCTGCTCAGCTACGACGGAGATTTGACCCGATTCACCGTCGTCCTCGATGTCGAGCGTTGCGCCAACGGATGTTGCCGAGGTGGTCCCTTCCGTCGCAGTGCTCGGGATGCTAGTCAACTTGACAGTATCAGCGTTCCCCATATCGTTGATTGTGATCGTGATGTCTCCTGTCGAAGTGTCCTTGTCCACGCTCACACCAGCATTCACGTTCCCTTCCTGACCTTGGCCGAGGTCAAGGACGAACGCACCGATGACGGCTGCCAGGATCACAGTGATGGCGACCATGAGGATGACGCCAATCACTGGGCTCACAGCTTGATCGTCACGGTTGATGGTTTCTAATTTCATTCAAGCCTCCACTTCTTGGATGACGTTTTCGTTGTTGGTGTCGCTGGCGTCCGAGCCCTGGTATGCGACAACCTGCACTGTATCACCATCAGTGATGTCACTGCTGTCCGAGAGCGTGTAGCTTGCACCGACAGACTTCAAGGCGACTACCGTGCTATTGCTGCCGCTACCAGTTGCCGTAGTTCCATCAACAACGAATTTTACCCCATCGGCATTACCGATATCTGTGAGAGTGACACTCCCGTCATCGTTGGATACTGCTGCGTTGACATTGCCCTCTTGACCTTGACCAAGGTCGAGAACGAACGCCCCGATAACGGCAGCGAGGATCACCGTGATGGCAACCATCAGGATGACCCCAATAACCGGGCTGACACCCCGTTCATCGTCACTAAATATGTCTCCCATCATCCTTCGTACTCGTACGTATTGATAACGTTGGAATTCCCGCTGTCTTGTTCGGCGACAACAGTAACGGTGTCCCCACCGCTGTTCACATCAATCGTTTTACTTGCTCCAACACTATCTAGGGTTTTTTCCGAACCTCCGTTACTATTCACCGTTATCGTATCGGCGTTCCCCATATCATTTACTGTCACTGTTACCTCGTCATTACCAGTGTCTGCATCGAAGGATACACCTGCGTTCACGTTCCCCTCTTGGCCCTGGCCCAAGTCGAGTACGAATGCACCGATGACAGCTGCCAGGATCACCGTAATGGCAACCATCAGTATAACGCCGATCACCGGGCTGACGGCCCGTTCGTCGTCTGTGTTGAATAATGTCTTGATGTTCATAGTTTGATTGGCTCTGGTGAATCGCTGGACAGCGTCGGTTTCGACCGTCAGAACTAGTGGAATGAAGCGGGAAACCACCGATGGTTCATGTCGAAGATTTCCCGCTTCACAAGCAAAGCGGTTCAGTTAGCTAAAA
It includes:
- a CDS encoding DUF7386 family protein, producing the protein MTRRTSLKITDERERLLEEASEIVASGPDDDPPMSDVLDAALTHLVQSEENIQAARGEVSPEVIQRFDTDVVGLRYRTRVESPWR
- a CDS encoding type IV pilin; translation: MIGVILMVAITVILAAVIGAFVLDLGQGQEGNVNAGVSVDKDTSTGDITITINDMGNADTVKLTSIPSTATEGTTSATSVGATLDIEDDGESGQISVVAEQDGGNSNVIQTVEYDFS
- a CDS encoding archaellin/type IV pilin N-terminal domain-containing protein; amino-acid sequence: MMGDIFSDDERGVSPVIGVILMVAITVILAAVIGAFVLDLGQGQEGNVNAAVSNDDGSVTLTDIGNADGVKFVVDGTTATGSGSNSTVVALKSVGASYTLSDSSDITDGDTVQVVAYQGSDASDTNNENVIQEVEA
- a CDS encoding type IV pilin codes for the protein MNIKTLFNTDDERAVSPVIGVILMVAITVILAAVIGAFVLDLGQGQEGNVNAGVSFDADTGNDEVTVTVNDMGNADTITVNSNGGSEKTLDSVGASKTIDVNSGGDTVTVVAEQDSGNSNVINTYEYEG